In Alistipes ihumii AP11, a genomic segment contains:
- a CDS encoding polyprenyl synthetase family protein yields the protein MYSFNELQGIFEQELRSMKWPREPRLLYEPIAYSLEEGGKRIRPVALLMACSAFRGGIDAAKPAAMAIEVFHNFTLLHDDIMDRSDMRRGKPAVHTRWNDNVAILSGDAMMIWAYRLLSQCDEAVLPQLLAVFTDVAVGVCEGQQYDMDFESRDDVTVEEYLRMIELKTAVLLAGALKIGALCGGAEPVQAELLYRFGIDLGMAFQLQDDLLDTYGDPAVFGKPVGGDILVGKKTYLLTTALKAADASTRARLLALLHDAEMASGEKIAAVRAVYDSLAVRQTTERVVASYFDEARQVLRSLRLSEERLAPLRELSDMLLNRRK from the coding sequence ATGTACTCTTTCAATGAATTGCAGGGGATCTTCGAGCAGGAGCTCCGGTCGATGAAATGGCCGCGCGAGCCGCGCCTGCTGTACGAGCCGATCGCCTATTCGCTCGAGGAGGGCGGCAAGCGGATTCGGCCGGTCGCCCTGCTGATGGCCTGCTCGGCTTTCCGCGGAGGGATCGACGCTGCGAAGCCGGCCGCGATGGCCATAGAGGTTTTCCATAATTTCACGTTGCTGCACGACGACATCATGGACCGTTCGGACATGCGTCGGGGCAAGCCTGCCGTGCATACGCGCTGGAACGACAATGTGGCGATTCTTTCGGGCGATGCGATGATGATCTGGGCCTACCGTCTGCTTTCGCAGTGCGACGAGGCCGTGTTGCCGCAGCTGCTCGCCGTGTTTACGGACGTGGCCGTCGGGGTCTGCGAGGGACAGCAGTACGATATGGATTTCGAGAGCCGCGACGACGTGACCGTCGAGGAGTACCTGCGGATGATCGAACTGAAGACGGCCGTTCTGCTGGCCGGCGCGCTGAAGATCGGCGCGCTGTGCGGCGGGGCCGAGCCGGTGCAGGCCGAGTTGCTGTACCGTTTCGGCATCGACCTAGGAATGGCTTTCCAGCTTCAGGACGATCTGCTCGACACGTATGGCGATCCGGCGGTGTTCGGAAAGCCCGTGGGAGGCGATATTCTGGTAGGCAAGAAAACCTATTTGCTGACCACCGCGCTGAAGGCTGCCGACGCTTCGACCCGCGCGAGGCTGCTTGCTTTGCTGCACGACGCGGAGATGGCCTCCGGCGAGAAGATCGCCGCCGTCCGTGCCGTGTACGACTCGCTGGCGGTCCGTCAGACGACGGAGCGCGTCGTCGCTTCTTATTTCGACGAAGCGCGACAGGTGCTTCGCAGTCTTCGTCTTTCCGAGGAGCGCCTCGCGCCGCTACGGGAGCTTTCCGACATGTTGTTGAACCGCAGAAAGTAA
- a CDS encoding peptidase U32 family protein, whose translation MTVKRSDVEIMAPVGCYESLAAAVQAGADSIYFGVEQLNMRARSSFNFTLDDLSRIVSEAGRHGIKTYLTVNTILYDEDLPEMRRIMDRARSEGVDAVIASDQAAIFYARSIGLEVHISTQLNLSNIETVAFYAQYADVVVLARELSLAQVRAIADGIRSRDLRGPKGEPLRIEMFAHGALCMAVSGKCYLSLHESAHSANRGSCRQICRRAYTVRDRESGEELVVDNKYIMSPKDLCTVDFLDRFLDAGVRVLKIEGRARSADYVKRVVECYDEALRAIEEGTYTPERAEQWKERLRTVFNRGFWGGYYMGARAGEWSRTYGSSATVRKVYVGKVTNYFARIGVIELQVEAAPLSVGEPVFLTGETTGVVEFVVEEIRVALKPVQEAPQGVLCSIKVPTLIRRGDKLFKTVPSDEKADRNR comes from the coding sequence ATGACTGTCAAGCGGAGCGATGTGGAGATCATGGCCCCGGTGGGGTGCTACGAGTCGTTGGCCGCCGCCGTTCAGGCCGGGGCCGATTCGATCTATTTCGGCGTCGAGCAGCTCAACATGCGGGCGCGTTCGTCGTTCAACTTTACGCTCGACGACCTGTCGCGCATCGTCTCGGAGGCCGGAAGGCACGGGATCAAGACTTACCTGACCGTCAATACGATCCTCTACGACGAGGATTTGCCCGAGATGCGCCGGATCATGGACCGGGCCCGGAGCGAGGGGGTCGACGCCGTGATCGCGTCGGATCAGGCCGCCATTTTCTACGCCCGCAGCATCGGGCTGGAGGTGCACATATCCACTCAGCTCAATCTGTCGAATATCGAGACCGTCGCCTTTTACGCGCAGTACGCCGATGTCGTCGTGCTGGCACGCGAGTTGAGCCTCGCTCAGGTGCGCGCGATTGCCGACGGCATCCGCTCGCGCGATCTGCGGGGGCCCAAGGGCGAGCCGCTCCGTATCGAGATGTTCGCGCACGGGGCGCTCTGCATGGCCGTCTCGGGCAAGTGCTACCTGAGCCTGCACGAGTCGGCGCATTCGGCCAACCGGGGAAGCTGTCGCCAGATATGCCGCCGCGCCTATACGGTCCGGGACCGCGAGAGCGGCGAGGAGCTGGTCGTCGACAACAAATATATCATGTCGCCCAAAGACCTCTGCACGGTCGACTTTCTGGACCGGTTTCTCGATGCGGGCGTTCGCGTGCTGAAGATCGAGGGGCGCGCCCGCTCGGCCGACTATGTGAAGCGGGTCGTCGAGTGTTACGACGAGGCGTTGCGGGCGATCGAGGAGGGGACGTACACGCCCGAACGGGCGGAGCAATGGAAGGAGAGGCTTCGGACCGTCTTCAACCGGGGATTCTGGGGCGGCTATTACATGGGAGCCCGGGCCGGCGAGTGGAGCCGGACTTACGGATCGTCGGCTACCGTACGCAAGGTGTACGTGGGCAAGGTGACGAACTATTTCGCCCGCATCGGCGTCATCGAACTGCAGGTCGAGGCGGCTCCGCTGTCGGTCGGCGAGCCGGTCTTTCTGACCGGCGAGACGACCGGTGTCGTCGAGTTCGTCGTCGAGGAGATCCGTGTGGCGTTGAAACCCGTGCAGGAGGCTCCGCAGGGCGTTCTTTGCTCGATCAAGGTTCCGACGCTGATCCGCCGGGGCGACAAACTCTTCAAAACGGTTCCCTCCGACGAGAAGGCCGACAGGAACAGGTAA
- a CDS encoding lysylphosphatidylglycerol synthase transmembrane domain-containing protein — protein sequence MERQPEKKSPLGKIKLSNAIYPILIGLGVVGYMLWRDFDPAVFAGISFTWHTAFWLLMAVLFMFGRDLGYMIRIRVLSGGSLNWRQAFRVIMLWEFTSAITPSAVGGTSVAILYVHKEGISVGRSSAIVMLTSFLDEVYFIVMFPLLMLIVGRAELFDVSGAVTRGLMSIALAGYFLKLAYVLVLSYGLFVNPRGLKWLILKIFRIRFLRRWYHAAGRTGSDIVRSSHELRRAGWGFWLKAGSSTFLSWSSRYLVANALIMAFFSVSDQFLLFARQLVMWIMMLIMPTPGGSGFAEYVFSTYCRDLIVVPQAMQLGAATLIALLWRGVTYYPYLAIGAIIFPRWIKRKFGKKNPSAVAG from the coding sequence GTGGAACGGCAACCGGAAAAGAAAAGCCCGCTGGGCAAGATCAAGCTCAGCAATGCCATATATCCGATCCTGATCGGGCTGGGCGTCGTGGGCTATATGTTGTGGCGCGACTTCGACCCGGCCGTTTTCGCAGGCATTTCGTTCACATGGCATACCGCGTTCTGGCTGCTGATGGCCGTGCTGTTCATGTTCGGCCGCGATCTGGGCTATATGATCCGCATACGCGTGCTGAGCGGGGGCAGCCTGAACTGGCGGCAGGCTTTTCGCGTCATCATGCTGTGGGAGTTCACGTCGGCCATTACGCCTTCGGCCGTCGGCGGGACGAGCGTCGCGATCCTGTACGTCCACAAGGAGGGGATCAGCGTCGGACGAAGTTCGGCCATCGTCATGCTGACGTCGTTTCTCGACGAGGTCTATTTCATCGTGATGTTTCCGTTGCTCATGCTGATCGTCGGCCGGGCGGAGCTTTTCGATGTCTCCGGGGCCGTTACGCGGGGGCTGATGAGCATCGCGCTGGCCGGGTACTTTCTGAAGCTGGCTTACGTGCTGGTTCTTTCCTACGGCCTGTTCGTCAATCCTCGCGGGTTGAAATGGTTGATTCTGAAAATATTCCGGATACGCTTTCTCCGGAGATGGTATCATGCGGCGGGTCGGACCGGCAGCGACATCGTCCGTTCGTCCCATGAGCTGCGGCGGGCCGGGTGGGGATTCTGGCTCAAGGCCGGATCGTCGACCTTTCTGTCATGGAGCTCGCGCTATCTGGTGGCCAACGCGCTGATCATGGCCTTTTTCTCGGTCAGCGATCAGTTTCTGCTCTTCGCGCGCCAGCTCGTCATGTGGATCATGATGCTGATCATGCCGACTCCGGGAGGCAGCGGTTTCGCCGAGTATGTCTTCAGTACCTATTGCCGCGATCTGATCGTCGTGCCGCAGGCCATGCAACTGGGGGCCGCAACGCTGATCGCGCTGCTGTGGCGCGGCGTGACCTATTATCCTTACCTGGCTATAGGGGCCATAATCTTTCCGCGCTGGATCAAACGCAAGTTCGGCAAAAAGAATCCGTCGGCCGTCGCCGGGTAG
- a CDS encoding 2-C-methyl-D-erythritol 4-phosphate cytidylyltransferase — MKNATDSIAVIIVAGGSGARMGARLPKQFLPLDGRPVLMHTVQRFADALPQSRIVVVLPSSHIEYWNKLCRRHGFAVPHIVCTGGANRFESVSNGLRHAGEAELIAVHDGVRPLVSREIIERATEDARTYGAVIPVVRPIDSMRRIDRDGSRIVDRSLYRIVQTPQVFRADILRNAYARPFDERFTDDASVVEAAGQPVYLCEGSYENIKITTPVDMLTAEALLAQRQRTSATAGE; from the coding sequence ATGAAAAACGCAACCGATAGCATAGCGGTCATCATCGTGGCCGGAGGCAGCGGTGCCCGCATGGGGGCCCGGCTGCCCAAGCAGTTCCTTCCGCTCGACGGCCGCCCGGTGCTGATGCACACCGTGCAACGGTTCGCCGACGCGCTGCCGCAGAGCCGGATCGTCGTCGTCCTGCCGTCAAGCCATATCGAATATTGGAACAAGCTGTGCCGCCGGCACGGTTTTGCCGTCCCGCATATCGTCTGCACCGGCGGAGCGAACCGATTCGAGTCGGTTTCCAACGGGCTCAGGCACGCCGGCGAGGCCGAGCTGATCGCCGTGCACGACGGCGTACGGCCGCTGGTAAGCCGCGAAATCATCGAGCGCGCGACGGAAGACGCACGGACTTACGGAGCGGTCATTCCGGTCGTCAGACCGATCGACTCGATGCGGCGTATCGACCGCGACGGCAGCCGGATCGTCGACCGGAGCCTTTACCGGATCGTTCAGACCCCCCAAGTATTCCGTGCCGACATCCTGCGGAACGCGTACGCCCGACCGTTCGACGAACGGTTCACCGACGATGCGAGCGTCGTCGAAGCCGCCGGACAACCGGTCTACCTATGCGAGGGCTCGTACGAAAACATCAAGATCACGACGCCGGTCGATATGCTGACGGCCGAGGCCCTGCTCGCCCAAAGACAGCGGACGTCCGCCACAGCCGGCGAATAA
- a CDS encoding NAD-dependent epimerase/dehydratase family protein: MDSLKDKTIAVTGGTGLVGSHLTAELLREGCSVRLIVRNAGKTDLLKATLRRMGVADRYDRIEFRQTALNNPHTLREAVRGTQVLFHCAAQVSFDPERADDIVSSNTEITTHIVNSCLECGVGLLVHCSSIATLGEPRHEGEPVTESCTLDSPVGKSAYAISKIYAENIVRRGIAQGLKAVIVNPAIVIGEGNWTSGSSLLIAFGARGGFFYTRGVKSYVDVRDVARAMVLLAQRPETAGSRFILSADSLSFRDFFGIVARAAGRPAPSIPIGKPALRMASKLDERISRMTGREYLLSPSVVENASSRSRHCGELISRTTGFRYTPLHETLKRVTRAYIDEKRNR; encoded by the coding sequence TTGGACAGTCTGAAAGATAAAACGATAGCGGTCACGGGAGGCACGGGACTCGTGGGAAGCCATCTGACGGCCGAGCTGCTCCGCGAGGGTTGCTCGGTCCGCCTGATCGTCCGCAACGCCGGCAAGACGGATCTGCTGAAAGCTACGTTGCGACGCATGGGCGTGGCCGACCGTTACGACCGGATCGAGTTCCGGCAGACCGCGCTGAACAATCCGCACACGTTGCGGGAGGCCGTCCGAGGCACGCAAGTCCTGTTCCACTGCGCGGCTCAGGTCTCGTTCGATCCGGAACGGGCGGACGACATCGTCTCGTCGAATACGGAAATCACGACCCACATAGTCAACAGTTGTCTCGAATGCGGAGTCGGACTGCTCGTGCATTGCAGTTCGATTGCTACGCTGGGAGAACCCCGACACGAGGGAGAACCCGTCACCGAGTCGTGCACGCTCGACAGTCCGGTCGGAAAGTCGGCCTACGCGATCAGCAAGATCTATGCGGAGAACATCGTGCGGCGCGGCATCGCACAGGGACTGAAAGCAGTCATCGTCAACCCGGCCATCGTCATCGGCGAAGGGAACTGGACCAGCGGCAGCTCGCTGCTGATCGCTTTCGGCGCGCGCGGAGGCTTTTTCTATACCCGGGGCGTCAAAAGCTACGTCGACGTCAGGGATGTCGCCCGGGCCATGGTCCTGCTGGCGCAAAGACCGGAAACGGCCGGGAGCCGGTTCATCCTCTCGGCGGACAGCCTCTCTTTCCGCGATTTTTTCGGCATCGTCGCCCGAGCGGCGGGACGCCCTGCGCCGAGTATCCCGATCGGGAAACCGGCGCTTCGCATGGCGTCGAAGCTGGACGAGAGAATCAGCCGCATGACCGGGCGAGAGTATCTGTTATCGCCGTCGGTAGTCGAGAACGCCTCCAGCCGCTCGCGCCACTGCGGCGAACTGATATCGCGGACGACCGGCTTCCGATACACTCCGCTGCACGAAACGCTGAAACGCGTCACCCGAGCATACATCGATGAAAAACGCAACCGATAG
- a CDS encoding pyridoxamine 5'-phosphate oxidase family protein: MIDRRITDFIARHHVLTLSTVADGMPHCCNLFYAYDPQRNLFAVTSSDETLHARQARQNPRIAASVVLETRVVGKVQGLQIRGTMMPAEAETLPSVRKVYLGRFPYAAAVKLELWTIRPDFMKLTDNRLGFGKKIVWEDRTKTERIGQSER; the protein is encoded by the coding sequence ATGATCGACCGAAGGATAACGGATTTCATCGCCCGGCACCACGTGCTGACGCTGTCTACCGTCGCGGACGGCATGCCGCACTGCTGCAACCTGTTCTATGCGTACGATCCGCAGCGGAACCTGTTCGCGGTCACCTCGTCGGACGAAACGCTGCATGCGAGGCAGGCGCGGCAGAATCCGCGCATCGCGGCCTCCGTCGTACTGGAAACCCGCGTCGTAGGCAAAGTGCAGGGACTTCAGATACGCGGCACGATGATGCCGGCGGAAGCGGAGACGCTTCCTTCCGTACGGAAAGTCTATCTCGGACGGTTTCCGTACGCGGCCGCAGTCAAGCTGGAATTATGGACGATCCGGCCCGATTTCATGAAACTGACCGACAACCGGCTCGGTTTCGGCAAAAAGATTGTTTGGGAAGACCGAACTAAAACCGAACGCATTGGACAGTCTGAAAGATAA
- a CDS encoding peptidoglycan DD-metalloendopeptidase family protein, whose translation MKRKWIIIAAAIAVAVIAVVLIVCLCGRNESHALPAEEAAEEETVELLFGIDKQRYDIEQGIVREGETAGQILARYGVGAGTIDRIAKAAEPVFSLKNIRFGKPFTVFREKDSTSRLAYFVYEPTATDYLIVDLSGDSVDVRKNAKEVTVERRMKTATIESSLWNCMIDNGMSPNLAMELSEIYAWSIDFFGLQKGDNFTIIYDQQFVDSTEVGHGTIWGARFEHGGKTYYAVPFVQDGKLSYWDEQGNSLRKNLLKAPLKYSRISSRFSNGRMHPILRIRRPHHGVDYAAPSGTPVVAVGDGVVIFKGYAGGGGNTLKIKHNSGSLVSGYLHLKGYAKGIAKGTRVRQGQLIGYVGSTGLSTGPHLDFRLWRNGTPIDPLKVPTEPAEPIREANRAAFTDIKDRILAELQGRLADSLRVTTFEQTPDTAARTAKTDSVPQK comes from the coding sequence ATGAAAAGGAAGTGGATTATCATAGCGGCTGCGATAGCGGTCGCGGTCATTGCCGTCGTTCTGATCGTCTGTCTGTGCGGCCGGAACGAATCGCACGCACTGCCGGCCGAAGAAGCGGCCGAGGAAGAAACGGTCGAGCTGCTGTTCGGCATCGACAAGCAACGGTACGACATCGAGCAAGGTATTGTCAGGGAGGGAGAGACGGCCGGCCAGATTCTGGCCCGGTACGGAGTCGGAGCCGGCACCATCGACCGGATCGCCAAAGCGGCCGAACCGGTCTTCAGTCTCAAGAATATCCGGTTCGGCAAGCCTTTCACCGTATTCCGCGAGAAAGACTCGACGTCCCGGCTCGCCTATTTCGTCTACGAGCCGACGGCGACCGACTACCTGATCGTCGATCTGAGCGGCGACTCGGTCGACGTCCGCAAGAACGCGAAGGAAGTGACCGTCGAGCGGCGGATGAAAACCGCCACGATCGAGAGCTCGCTCTGGAACTGCATGATCGACAACGGAATGAGCCCGAATCTGGCTATGGAACTGTCGGAGATCTACGCATGGAGCATCGACTTCTTCGGCCTGCAAAAGGGCGACAATTTCACGATCATTTACGACCAGCAGTTCGTCGACTCGACCGAGGTGGGCCACGGCACGATCTGGGGTGCCCGTTTCGAGCACGGAGGCAAGACATACTATGCCGTTCCGTTCGTGCAGGACGGCAAACTGAGCTACTGGGACGAGCAGGGCAACAGCCTGCGCAAGAACCTGCTCAAGGCGCCGCTCAAGTATAGCCGGATCAGCTCGCGCTTCTCGAACGGGCGCATGCATCCGATTCTGCGCATCCGGCGTCCGCATCACGGGGTCGACTACGCCGCGCCGTCCGGGACGCCCGTCGTAGCGGTAGGCGACGGAGTCGTTATTTTCAAAGGATATGCCGGAGGAGGAGGAAACACGCTCAAGATCAAACATAACAGCGGATCGCTCGTTTCAGGCTACTTGCACTTGAAAGGATATGCGAAAGGGATCGCCAAGGGAACGCGCGTAAGGCAGGGGCAGCTCATCGGCTACGTAGGCTCGACCGGGCTGTCGACAGGTCCGCACTTGGATTTCCGGCTCTGGCGCAACGGTACGCCGATCGACCCGCTGAAAGTCCCGACCGAACCGGCGGAGCCGATCCGCGAAGCCAACCGAGCGGCTTTCACGGACATCAAGGACAGGATACTGGCCGAGTTGCAAGGCAGACTGGCCGACAGCCTGAGGGTCACCACTTTCGAGCAGACGCCCGATACCGCCGCGCGAACCGCGAAAACCGACAGCGTCCCGCAAAAATGA
- the kdsA gene encoding 3-deoxy-8-phosphooctulonate synthase, which yields MNTREILSHIPNLRHLDSGMFLLMAGPCVVENETMLRQVAETACRITERLRIPYIFKASYRKANRSRIDSFSGIGDLEALRMLGAIRKEFGVPVVTDIHNPEEAAMAAEYVDVLQIPAFLCRQTDLLVAAAKTGKAVNIKKGQFLSPEAMAFAAGKVRDAGNPNILLTDRGTMFGYHDLIVDMRSIPSMQTLGYPVVMDITHSLQQPNQGSGVTGGQPAMIETIGRASIAAGADGIFIETHPDPSVAKSDGANMLALERLEGLLERLCRIRTTINEL from the coding sequence ATGAATACCCGAGAAATTCTGAGCCATATTCCCAACCTGCGGCATCTCGACAGCGGGATGTTCCTGCTGATGGCCGGCCCGTGCGTCGTCGAGAACGAGACGATGCTCCGGCAAGTGGCCGAAACGGCCTGCCGGATCACCGAGCGGTTGCGGATACCTTATATATTCAAAGCGTCGTACCGCAAGGCCAACCGCTCGCGGATCGACTCGTTCAGCGGCATCGGCGATCTGGAGGCGCTGCGCATGCTGGGCGCGATCCGAAAAGAATTCGGCGTACCGGTAGTGACCGACATCCACAATCCGGAAGAGGCCGCCATGGCCGCCGAATACGTCGACGTGCTCCAGATACCCGCCTTCCTGTGCCGCCAGACCGATCTGCTCGTAGCGGCGGCCAAGACCGGCAAGGCGGTCAACATCAAGAAAGGGCAGTTCCTCTCGCCCGAAGCGATGGCTTTCGCAGCCGGCAAAGTACGCGACGCGGGCAACCCGAATATCCTGCTTACGGACCGGGGCACAATGTTCGGTTATCACGATCTGATCGTGGACATGCGCAGCATTCCCTCGATGCAGACGCTGGGCTATCCGGTCGTCATGGACATTACGCACTCGCTTCAGCAGCCCAATCAGGGCAGCGGAGTCACCGGAGGCCAGCCTGCGATGATCGAAACGATCGGCCGCGCGTCGATTGCGGCGGGGGCCGACGGGATTTTCATCGAGACGCATCCCGATCCGTCGGTCGCCAAAAGCGACGGAGCGAATATGCTCGCGCTCGAACGGCTCGAGGGACTTCTCGAACGGCTGTGCCGCATCCGGACGACGATCAACGAGCTATAG
- a CDS encoding replication-associated recombination protein A produces MQTNIPLAERLRPRTLDEYIGQEHLVGPDGVFRRFLETGNVPSFILWGPPGVGKTTLARLVATALDRKMFTLSAINAGVKDVREVIEQARKNRFFNTPAPFLFIDEIHRFNKSQQDSLLGAVEQGIVTLVGATTENPSFEVISPLLSRCQVYVLKAMEESDLQKLLDRAIATDTVLQERKVRVEQTAALFRFSGGDARKLLNIIDILSNATEGEIVISDRSITECLQQNIALYDKNGEQHYDVISAFIKSVRGSDPNAAIYYLARMLAGGEDPKFIARRLVILASEDIGLANPNGLLLANACFDTVHKIGMPEARITLAETTIYLATSPKSNSAYMAIDAALAQVRRDTTNRPVPLHIRNAPTSLMKELGYGENYRYAHDFEGHFAEQEFMPEGLEGRRFYTPDDNPKERQIAERIRTLWKGKY; encoded by the coding sequence ATGCAAACCAACATCCCGCTCGCGGAACGCCTGCGTCCCCGGACGCTGGACGAATACATCGGTCAGGAGCATCTGGTCGGTCCGGACGGCGTTTTCCGACGCTTTCTGGAGACGGGCAACGTTCCTTCGTTCATTCTGTGGGGCCCTCCGGGCGTCGGCAAGACGACGCTCGCGCGGCTCGTGGCGACCGCGCTCGACCGGAAAATGTTCACGCTCTCGGCGATCAACGCCGGCGTCAAGGACGTGCGCGAAGTGATCGAGCAGGCCCGCAAGAACCGCTTCTTCAACACGCCGGCCCCGTTCCTGTTCATCGACGAGATCCACCGTTTCAACAAGTCGCAGCAGGACTCGCTGCTCGGAGCCGTCGAGCAGGGGATCGTCACGCTCGTCGGCGCGACGACCGAGAACCCGTCGTTCGAGGTGATCTCGCCGCTGCTGTCGCGCTGTCAGGTCTACGTGCTCAAGGCGATGGAGGAGAGCGACCTGCAAAAGCTTCTGGACCGGGCCATAGCGACCGACACGGTCCTGCAGGAGCGCAAGGTCCGGGTCGAGCAAACGGCCGCCCTGTTTCGCTTCAGCGGCGGGGACGCGCGCAAACTACTGAACATCATCGACATTCTCAGCAACGCCACCGAAGGCGAGATCGTCATCAGCGACCGTAGCATCACCGAATGCCTGCAACAGAACATCGCCCTGTACGACAAGAACGGCGAGCAGCATTACGACGTGATCTCGGCCTTCATCAAGTCGGTGCGCGGCAGCGATCCGAACGCGGCGATCTATTATCTGGCCCGCATGCTCGCCGGAGGCGAGGACCCGAAGTTCATCGCGCGGCGGCTCGTAATCCTCGCCTCGGAAGACATCGGGCTGGCCAACCCGAACGGGCTGTTGCTCGCCAACGCCTGCTTCGACACGGTGCACAAGATCGGCATGCCCGAAGCTCGCATCACGCTGGCCGAAACGACGATCTACCTGGCCACGAGCCCCAAGAGCAACTCGGCCTACATGGCGATCGACGCGGCTCTGGCTCAGGTCCGGCGCGACACGACGAACCGCCCGGTCCCGCTGCATATCCGCAATGCGCCCACATCGCTGATGAAAGAGCTGGGCTACGGCGAAAATTACCGGTATGCGCATGATTTCGAGGGTCACTTCGCCGAGCAGGAGTTCATGCCCGAAGGATTGGAAGGCCGCCGCTTCTACACGCCGGACGACAATCCCAAAGAGCGGCAGATCGCCGAGCGGATCCGCACGTTGTGGAAAGGAAAATACTGA
- a CDS encoding metallophosphoesterase family protein, with protein sequence MKRIGILSDTHGTFDAPLRDFFADVDELWHAGDFGGIETADAIAAFKPLRGVCGNIDGGAVRLAYPRWQLFDCEEVRVAMTHIGGYPGRYERGVEAQLRLRRPKIFVSGHSHILKVIYDRRNDWLHINPGAAGLSGFHQVRTAVRLTIDGADIRDLEVGEWPRRLKL encoded by the coding sequence TTGAAACGAATCGGAATACTTTCGGATACGCACGGCACGTTCGACGCGCCGTTGCGCGACTTTTTCGCCGATGTCGACGAGTTGTGGCATGCCGGCGACTTCGGAGGAATCGAAACGGCCGACGCGATCGCGGCCTTCAAGCCGCTGCGTGGCGTTTGCGGCAATATCGACGGGGGAGCGGTGCGTCTGGCTTATCCGCGCTGGCAGCTTTTCGACTGCGAGGAGGTGCGCGTGGCGATGACTCACATCGGAGGATATCCCGGCCGCTACGAGCGGGGCGTCGAGGCGCAGCTGCGCCTGCGCCGGCCGAAGATATTCGTCAGCGGACATTCGCATATTTTGAAGGTGATTTACGACCGGCGCAACGACTGGCTTCACATCAATCCGGGCGCTGCGGGGCTGAGTGGCTTTCACCAGGTTAGGACGGCCGTGCGTCTGACGATCGACGGAGCGGATATCCGCGATCTGGAAGTCGGCGAGTGGCCCCGGCGGCTGAAACTATAA